One window of Hypanus sabinus isolate sHypSab1 chromosome 10, sHypSab1.hap1, whole genome shotgun sequence genomic DNA carries:
- the LOC132400253 gene encoding heparan sulfate glucosamine 3-O-sulfotransferase 5, translating to MLFKQQALLRQKLFLLGSLAVGSLLYIVARVGNLDRLQPACPIEDQFGDQDQIMLRALQYKRGSSYDLRKGNMTKEQIRLQNMVQQLPQAIIIGVRKGGTRALLEMLNLHPAVVKASQEIHFFDNDGNYAKGIEWYRKKMPFSYPYQITIEKSPAYFITEEVPERIYKMNSSIKLLIIVREPTTRAISDYTQVLEGKERKNKTYYKFEKLAIDPSTCEVNTKYKAVRTSIYTKHLERWLKFFPIEQFHIVDGDRLITEPLPELQLVEKFLNLTPRISQYNLYFNSTRGFYCLRFNIVFNKCLAGSKGRIHPEVDSLVVNKLHKFFHPFNQKFYQITGRSFSWP from the exons ATGCTATTCAAACAGCAGGCGTTGCTGAGACAGAAGCTCTTTTTGCTGGGCAGTCTTGCTGTTGGAAGCCTCTTATACATAGTTGCCAGAGTTGGGAACTTGGATAG ACTCCAGCCTGCGTGTCCCATTGAAGATCAGTTTGGGGACCAAGACCAAATCATGCTCCGTGCTCTGCAGTACAAGCGTGGCTCATCATATGACCTGCGCAAAGGCAACATGACAAAGGAACAGATCAGGCTGCAAAACATGGTACAACAACTTCCTCAGGCCATTATTATCGGTGTTCGCAAGGGCGGAACTCGCGCCCTGCTTGAGATGCTCAACCTGCACCCGGCGGTGGTCAAAGCATCGCAAGAGATACACTTCTTTGACAACGACGGAAACTACGCCAAGGGTATCGAGTGGTACAGGAAAAAAATGCCCTTTTCCTACCCTTACCAGATCACCATTGAGAAAAGTCCAGCATACTTCATCACTGAGGAAGTCCCTGAGAGGATCTACAAGATGAACTCATCCATCAAACTGCTGATCATTGTGCGAGAGCCAACAACTCGAGCCATCTCAGACTACACGCAGGTCTTGGAGGGAAAGGAGAGGAAGAATAAAACCTACTACAAGTTTGAAAAGCTCGCAATTGACCCCAGCACCTGTGAGGTAAACACTAAGTATAAAGCTGTGAGAACTAGCATATATACCAAGCATCTGGAGCGGTGGCTCAAGTTCTTCCCCATTGAACAGTTCCACATTGTGGATGGTGATCGCCTCATCACTGAGCCACTGCCCGAACTCCAGTTGGTGGAGAAGTTTCTCAATCTAACGCCCCGGATAAGCCAATACAACTTGTACTTTAACTCCACGAGAGGCTTCTACTGTCTGCGGTTTAACATTGTATTTAATAAATGTCTGGCAGGCAGCAAGGGACGGATACACCCCGAAGTGGACTCCCTGGTCGTTAATAAGCTGCACAAGTTTTTTCATCCATTCAATCAGAAGTTTTATCAGATCACCGGAAGGTCATTCAGTTGGCCATAA